Proteins encoded by one window of Chondromyces crocatus:
- a CDS encoding class I SAM-dependent methyltransferase: MRVPRHFLAALLTTAITTIAACTPTGRPEPPLVDAAPPATTTTAEPTVSTPATAPARVEQVTITPAVRAAVDAADRSATDRALDPGRHPAETLSFLGITPSAKVAELGAGGGYTAELLARIVGPSGTVYGQNSAFILERFAEAPWSERLTKPLMKPVVRVDRPFDDPLPPEAKELDAVLMLFFYHDTFWMGVDRDAMNRAVFRALKPGGVYGILDHSGRPGTGTSEVKTLHRIEEQVVREEIERAGFKLAAEATFLRNPDDPRDWNASPSAAGEKRGQSDRFVLKFVKP; encoded by the coding sequence ATGCGCGTGCCGCGACACTTCCTCGCCGCCCTCCTCACCACCGCGATCACCACGATCGCCGCGTGTACGCCGACAGGGCGACCGGAGCCCCCCTTGGTGGACGCGGCACCGCCGGCCACCACGACGACGGCCGAGCCCACCGTGAGCACTCCCGCCACGGCACCAGCACGCGTCGAGCAGGTCACGATCACCCCCGCCGTCCGCGCCGCCGTCGACGCTGCCGACCGCAGCGCCACCGATCGCGCCCTCGACCCGGGACGTCATCCCGCCGAGACCCTCTCGTTCCTCGGCATCACCCCTTCCGCCAAGGTCGCCGAGCTGGGCGCAGGTGGCGGCTACACCGCGGAGCTTCTCGCCCGCATCGTGGGCCCCTCGGGCACCGTCTACGGCCAGAACTCGGCCTTCATCCTGGAGCGCTTCGCCGAAGCGCCGTGGAGCGAACGCCTCACCAAGCCCCTGATGAAGCCCGTGGTTCGCGTGGATCGACCGTTCGACGATCCCCTGCCCCCCGAGGCGAAGGAGCTCGACGCCGTGCTCATGCTGTTCTTCTACCACGACACCTTCTGGATGGGCGTCGACCGGGACGCCATGAACCGCGCCGTGTTTCGTGCCCTGAAACCAGGTGGTGTCTACGGCATCCTCGATCACAGCGGTCGCCCCGGCACGGGCACGAGCGAAGTGAAGACCCTCCACCGCATCGAAGAGCAGGTCGTGCGCGAAGAGATCGAGCGCGCCGGCTTCAAGCTCGCCGCAGAGGCCACCTTCCTCCGCAACCCGGACGACCCCCGCGACTGGAACGCCTCCCCCTCCGCCGCCGGCGAGAAGCGAGGCCAGAGCGATCGTTTCGTCCTCAAATTCGTGAAGCCCTGA
- a CDS encoding FtsB family cell division protein codes for MRHLVGWIERVLPVAMLVVAVVGAPVMIFAPQGLPRLRSLERELSQVEEENAELSRDIEALRGRVARLRDDPAAVERIARDNLGLIRQNEVVFQFSKSR; via the coding sequence GTGCGTCACCTCGTGGGATGGATCGAGCGGGTGCTCCCAGTGGCCATGCTGGTCGTCGCCGTGGTGGGCGCGCCCGTGATGATCTTCGCTCCCCAGGGCCTCCCTCGGCTCCGCTCGCTGGAGCGGGAACTCTCCCAGGTGGAGGAAGAGAACGCGGAGCTGTCCCGCGACATCGAGGCCCTGCGGGGCCGGGTCGCGCGCCTCCGCGACGACCCCGCTGCCGTCGAGCGCATCGCGCGCGACAACCTGGGCCTCATCCGCCAGAACGAGGTCGTGTTCCAGTTCTCCAAGAGCCGCTGA
- a CDS encoding serine/threonine-protein kinase has protein sequence MSIDIVRGELERLFSLEEMMSLSTELLGIDPGEIGGSASKASFARALTDRCVELDAVDALLDAVTASRGSVDARVRELGARGISLPEELAEGATFGDFTIVKKIGEGPRGIVYAAKRGDSERVLKVISRDASQGPRASRRFVTHVRLAARVQHENLPSGLEAGFVDARPWVAYEPVEGQPLGARIAKTGPLHFNEARAFLRGILGGLAALHEARLSHGAVRIENVILAPGKDGQPRPVLVDVGGDRLRGGWQSRRIARSSSPEQLRGQVADLAGDIYAFGVLLFEVLAGKSPFQGSSAVEIGIAHLTQAAPSLGVTAPKGWVPKELDELVHRLLLKTAENRPKNARAVLETLEELGRPTAEGPKKTITDEQFDDRVALLLADPGDADVAMAVEAAVEQGAEPAKVAEAFVMAADQFEESEDVNAEKIREGKKSLLFRAARIYESGKEHAKSEEMYAAILALDPEDDIAFTALEELRKTLGKHEELVEMLLERSEKATENSERARALNEIGHLYVRELEDKDQGVFAFAQALSQAPENDEYAVDLERAAGSDMKIWAEALQILSQATTSEEMSSDGKLALFNRLGPWYAEKIARPDMGLPCFQFVLSLDPANDRALEGVAQLYRRAQQWQELGQVLLSRADRAPTPAAARDMRAEAAELLETRLNEPQKARDLYDQIFTEDPGHTRAADALLGLYRRAEDHLGTARILEQRAEALRGEERVEVMCKLAELYEDQLNDMAEATRRYEAALEVDARALTALRGLDRIYNRTGRYKELLVNLERQVAVAATPRQRINLYERMAGIYDEEFLDHQMASEALEIILKIDPAHEGSLTALTRHYRALNRWEDVVELHDRQLALATDDKRREELLLASGRVLLDQIGSPERARKAYEKVLELNPNHAGALESLAHVRAATGDAAAALTAVESLAEKAQAPDAKAEQWIRAAKMLEERGDRDGAIERYKRALDAQPDNQGAQTALRAAYLSRGDATSAVELISRIIDVTEGNLAKARLYGEMAEILKDKLSDDTRAAEAATKAVDLDPTSVLGLLISGDIAFEANRHLEAAKSYESLAARVDVMPQAQGLRMLLRYVDSLSKSGSTSKAIGTVKTLLTLAPDNPAAIGRAAKVNLDAGKAKEAAALYTDLIKRFSDDLSTSDRADALIHLGQARLDSGDADGAIEPLTEAADLVPESPLPLRLLGKVYEAKGNWEEVVRQRTRHLDMVVGEERSAMLLEIGDIVATQLNDRTRAAKSYVAALDERPDDRKILTKLMQLYSEEKDWGKLVEVVLKLASKVDDRKQKAKYLHTAAIVSSRQMGDLDRAVAFYDEVLDLDPSLVKALEEAIELRGEKGDHEGVERLLNVQLERATEAGDKDKMLATFDKLGYLYKDRLDLTTEAIDAFEAAQTLDPDNEVRNDLLAAIYASDPAQFLDKAVAAQLPILRRSPYKPDSYKLLRKLYTEAKRADSSFCVCQALVSLNAAEPDEERFFRRLRPESVAAAQDRLNEDDWARLVMHTEADPLLTSVFSVIEPAVLRKNGQALEVLGYQLAYAVDLVRHPYPMSQTIYYACGVLGMDPPVTFQNPNDGGGVNFLHAHTPAIVLGAAALAMDLPTQAAAFIAARHLTYYRPGLYLRHLVPTGTGLRAWLFAAIKLISPTFPISKDLEGPVRDNLAVLEPTIVGPARDQLASAVSKLLQAGAIDLKRWVSGVDLTADRAGFLLSNDLELAQEMIKASDEASAALPHKDRLKELLLYSVSEEYFALRRRIGINIDS, from the coding sequence ATGTCCATCGATATCGTGCGAGGCGAGCTCGAGCGCCTCTTCTCCCTCGAAGAAATGATGTCGCTGTCGACCGAGCTTCTGGGTATCGACCCGGGCGAGATCGGGGGAAGCGCGTCCAAGGCCTCGTTCGCGAGGGCGCTGACGGATCGCTGCGTCGAGCTCGATGCGGTCGATGCCTTGCTCGATGCGGTGACCGCGTCCAGGGGGAGCGTGGATGCGCGCGTGCGCGAGCTGGGGGCGCGCGGCATCAGCTTGCCGGAGGAGCTCGCGGAGGGCGCGACGTTCGGTGACTTCACGATCGTGAAGAAGATCGGCGAGGGCCCGCGCGGCATCGTGTACGCCGCGAAGCGGGGCGACAGCGAGCGCGTGTTGAAGGTGATCAGCCGTGACGCCTCGCAGGGCCCGCGGGCGTCGCGACGGTTCGTGACGCACGTGCGGCTCGCGGCGCGGGTGCAGCACGAGAACTTGCCGTCGGGGCTCGAGGCGGGCTTCGTCGACGCGCGGCCGTGGGTGGCGTACGAGCCGGTCGAGGGGCAGCCGCTCGGCGCGCGGATCGCGAAGACCGGGCCGCTGCACTTCAACGAGGCGCGGGCGTTCCTGCGGGGCATCCTCGGGGGCCTCGCGGCGCTGCACGAGGCGCGGCTGTCGCACGGCGCGGTGCGGATCGAGAACGTGATCCTCGCTCCGGGCAAGGATGGTCAGCCGCGGCCGGTGCTGGTGGACGTGGGCGGTGATCGGTTGCGCGGTGGCTGGCAGAGCCGGCGGATCGCGCGGTCGTCGAGCCCGGAGCAGCTCCGCGGTCAGGTGGCGGACCTCGCGGGCGACATCTACGCCTTCGGCGTCCTCCTCTTCGAGGTGCTCGCGGGCAAGTCGCCGTTCCAGGGGTCGAGCGCCGTGGAGATCGGCATCGCGCACCTCACCCAGGCCGCGCCCTCGCTCGGGGTGACGGCGCCGAAGGGCTGGGTTCCAAAGGAGCTCGACGAGCTGGTGCACCGCCTCCTGCTGAAGACGGCGGAGAACCGGCCGAAGAACGCGCGCGCGGTGCTGGAGACGCTGGAGGAGCTGGGGCGACCCACGGCCGAGGGGCCGAAGAAGACGATCACCGACGAGCAGTTCGACGATCGGGTGGCGCTGCTCCTCGCGGATCCGGGGGACGCGGACGTGGCGATGGCGGTCGAGGCCGCGGTCGAGCAGGGCGCGGAGCCGGCGAAGGTGGCCGAGGCCTTCGTGATGGCGGCGGACCAGTTCGAGGAGTCGGAAGACGTCAACGCCGAGAAGATCCGCGAGGGCAAGAAGTCGCTGCTGTTCCGCGCGGCGCGCATCTACGAGAGCGGCAAGGAGCACGCGAAGTCCGAGGAGATGTACGCGGCGATCCTGGCGCTGGATCCCGAGGACGACATCGCGTTCACGGCGCTGGAGGAGCTGCGCAAGACGCTGGGCAAGCACGAGGAGCTCGTGGAGATGCTCCTCGAGCGCAGCGAGAAGGCGACGGAGAACAGCGAGCGCGCCCGGGCCCTGAACGAGATCGGGCACCTCTACGTGCGCGAGCTGGAGGACAAGGACCAGGGCGTGTTCGCCTTCGCGCAGGCGCTCTCGCAGGCGCCCGAGAACGACGAGTACGCAGTCGATCTGGAGCGCGCGGCGGGCAGCGACATGAAGATCTGGGCCGAGGCGCTCCAGATCCTGAGCCAGGCAACGACGAGCGAGGAGATGTCGAGCGACGGCAAGCTGGCGCTCTTCAACCGCCTGGGGCCCTGGTACGCCGAGAAGATCGCGCGGCCGGACATGGGGCTGCCTTGCTTCCAGTTCGTACTGAGCCTGGATCCGGCGAACGATCGCGCGCTGGAGGGCGTCGCGCAGCTCTACCGCCGCGCGCAGCAGTGGCAGGAGCTGGGGCAGGTGCTGCTGAGCCGCGCCGACCGGGCGCCGACGCCGGCAGCAGCGCGGGACATGCGCGCGGAGGCGGCAGAGCTGCTGGAGACACGGCTGAACGAGCCGCAGAAGGCGCGGGATCTGTACGACCAGATCTTCACCGAGGATCCGGGGCACACGCGGGCCGCCGACGCGCTGCTGGGGCTCTACCGGCGCGCGGAGGATCACCTGGGCACGGCGCGCATCCTGGAGCAGCGCGCCGAGGCGCTACGGGGTGAAGAGCGGGTCGAGGTGATGTGCAAGCTGGCCGAGCTCTACGAGGACCAGCTCAACGACATGGCCGAGGCGACGCGGCGGTACGAGGCGGCGCTGGAGGTGGACGCGCGTGCGCTCACGGCGCTGCGCGGCCTGGACCGCATCTACAACCGGACCGGCCGGTACAAGGAGCTGCTCGTCAACCTGGAGCGCCAGGTCGCGGTCGCGGCCACGCCGCGGCAGCGCATCAACCTGTACGAGCGCATGGCGGGCATCTACGACGAGGAATTCCTCGATCACCAGATGGCTTCCGAGGCGCTGGAGATCATCCTCAAGATCGATCCGGCGCACGAGGGATCGCTCACGGCGCTGACGCGCCATTACCGCGCGCTGAACCGCTGGGAGGACGTGGTGGAGCTGCACGATCGGCAGCTCGCGCTGGCCACGGACGACAAGCGCCGCGAGGAGCTCTTGCTCGCTTCGGGCCGGGTGCTGCTCGACCAGATCGGGTCGCCGGAGCGGGCGCGCAAGGCGTACGAGAAGGTGCTGGAGCTGAACCCGAACCACGCGGGGGCGCTGGAGTCGCTGGCGCACGTGCGGGCGGCGACGGGCGACGCGGCGGCGGCACTGACGGCGGTGGAGTCGCTGGCGGAGAAGGCGCAGGCGCCGGATGCGAAGGCCGAGCAGTGGATCCGCGCGGCGAAGATGCTGGAGGAGCGGGGCGATCGCGACGGCGCCATCGAGCGGTACAAGCGGGCGCTCGACGCGCAGCCGGACAACCAGGGGGCCCAGACGGCCCTGCGCGCCGCGTACCTGTCGCGCGGCGACGCCACCAGCGCCGTGGAGTTGATCAGCCGGATCATCGACGTCACCGAGGGCAACCTGGCCAAGGCTCGCCTCTACGGCGAGATGGCGGAGATCCTGAAGGACAAGCTGAGCGACGATACCCGGGCGGCCGAGGCCGCGACGAAGGCGGTGGATCTCGACCCGACCAGCGTGCTCGGCCTGCTGATCTCCGGCGACATCGCCTTCGAGGCGAACCGTCACCTGGAGGCGGCGAAGAGCTACGAGTCGCTGGCCGCGCGCGTGGACGTCATGCCGCAGGCCCAGGGCCTCAGGATGCTGCTCCGCTACGTCGACTCGCTGAGCAAGAGCGGCTCGACCAGCAAGGCCATCGGGACCGTGAAGACGCTGCTGACCCTGGCCCCGGACAACCCGGCGGCGATCGGTCGTGCGGCGAAGGTGAACCTGGACGCTGGCAAGGCCAAGGAGGCGGCGGCGCTCTACACGGACCTGATCAAGCGCTTCAGCGACGACCTGTCCACGAGCGACCGTGCGGACGCGCTGATTCACCTCGGCCAGGCGCGGCTCGACTCGGGCGACGCCGACGGGGCCATCGAGCCGCTGACCGAGGCGGCGGACCTGGTGCCGGAGTCTCCCCTCCCCTTGCGGCTGCTCGGGAAGGTCTACGAGGCGAAGGGCAACTGGGAAGAGGTGGTGCGGCAGCGGACGCGGCACCTCGACATGGTGGTCGGCGAGGAGCGGAGCGCCATGCTCCTCGAGATCGGCGACATCGTGGCCACCCAGCTCAACGACCGCACGCGGGCGGCGAAGAGCTACGTGGCGGCGCTCGACGAGCGGCCCGACGACCGGAAGATCCTCACCAAGCTGATGCAGCTCTACAGTGAGGAGAAAGACTGGGGCAAGCTGGTCGAGGTCGTGCTGAAGCTGGCGTCGAAGGTCGACGACCGAAAGCAGAAGGCGAAGTACCTCCACACGGCGGCCATCGTCAGCTCACGGCAGATGGGCGACCTGGACCGGGCGGTCGCGTTCTACGACGAGGTGCTCGACCTCGATCCGTCGCTGGTCAAGGCGCTGGAAGAGGCGATCGAGCTGCGCGGCGAGAAGGGCGACCACGAGGGGGTGGAGCGCTTGCTCAACGTCCAGCTCGAGCGGGCCACCGAGGCGGGCGACAAGGACAAGATGCTCGCGACCTTCGACAAGCTCGGCTACCTGTACAAGGACCGGCTGGACCTGACGACGGAGGCCATCGACGCCTTCGAGGCCGCGCAGACGCTCGACCCGGACAACGAGGTGCGCAACGACCTGCTCGCGGCGATCTACGCGAGCGACCCGGCGCAGTTCCTCGACAAGGCCGTGGCGGCGCAGCTCCCCATCCTGCGGCGCAGTCCGTACAAGCCGGACTCATACAAGCTGCTGCGAAAGCTCTACACCGAGGCGAAACGGGCCGACTCGTCCTTCTGCGTCTGCCAGGCCCTGGTGAGCCTCAACGCGGCGGAGCCGGACGAGGAGCGCTTCTTCCGGCGCCTGCGCCCGGAGAGCGTGGCCGCAGCCCAGGACCGGCTCAACGAGGACGACTGGGCGCGCCTGGTGATGCACACCGAGGCCGACCCGCTCCTCACCTCGGTGTTCAGCGTCATCGAGCCGGCGGTGCTGCGCAAGAACGGCCAGGCACTGGAGGTGCTGGGCTACCAGCTCGCCTATGCGGTGGACCTGGTGCGTCACCCCTATCCGATGTCGCAGACCATCTATTACGCCTGCGGCGTGCTGGGGATGGATCCCCCGGTCACCTTCCAGAACCCCAATGACGGGGGCGGGGTGAATTTCCTCCACGCCCACACCCCGGCCATCGTGCTCGGGGCGGCGGCGCTGGCCATGGATCTGCCCACCCAGGCGGCTGCGTTCATCGCAGCGCGTCATCTCACCTATTATCGGCCGGGCCTCTACCTCCGGCACCTGGTCCCCACGGGGACGGGTCTCCGGGCGTGGCTGTTCGCCGCCATCAAGCTGATCTCCCCCACCTTCCCCATCTCCAAGGACCTGGAGGGGCCGGTGCGGGACAACCTGGCGGTGCTGGAGCCGACCATCGTCGGGCCGGCGCGCGACCAGCTCGCAAGCGCGGTGAGCAAGCTGCTCCAGGCGGGCGCCATCGATCTGAAGCGCTGGGTGTCCGGGGTCGATCTGACCGCGGATCGCGCCGGTTTCTTGCTATCGAACGACCTGGAACTCGCCCAGGAGATGATCAAAGCCTCGGACGAGGCGAGCGCCGCGCTGCCGCACAAGGACCGCTTGAAGGAGCTGCTCCTCTATTCGGTGAGCGAGGAGTACTTCGCGCTCCGGCGGCGGATCGGCATCAACATCGATAGCTGA
- a CDS encoding Fic family protein — MAQTRAVKAKKPARQVARRVVRRRAPVVKAVEPRKVLRAPAEKLEQLEKPEKKKKLRSEEGGERVRKVSEAPAAPKSGERVALGSERPEKSSERPVRLKERSAKGSDQGRNGEAGERNSDRPAKNGARSARNSDRPGTRAGRSSSPPARTPVREVPRVVSLPLPMLPPQRRASIEERSLVIEKRLAAQTDEFRNRYYESFDMSWIYHDSALEGVVYTYEELTTALRNETPPADSSLQPTYDDIRRHKEAIAYVRDYGAQKRLPITLDCLRKIYLILHPEEGDIKTVKYRKDIPQHRLYFHEYTPPDKIAYKVRQIADWLNDPETRKTRNGIRIAARAHYDLLRVYPFPVDSGKASRLFMNIILLRAGLPPAIIHSTERQRYYEALKGSATTVLQMVQEAVENALASVEKLLDEHESRKRAFVS; from the coding sequence GTGGCCCAGACGAGGGCGGTCAAGGCGAAGAAGCCGGCACGCCAGGTCGCCAGGCGGGTGGTCCGGCGGCGGGCTCCGGTCGTGAAGGCGGTCGAGCCGCGGAAGGTGCTCCGCGCGCCGGCCGAGAAGCTCGAGCAGCTCGAGAAGCCCGAGAAGAAGAAGAAGCTGCGCTCGGAAGAGGGCGGCGAGCGGGTTCGCAAGGTGAGCGAGGCTCCCGCAGCGCCGAAGTCGGGCGAGCGGGTGGCCCTGGGCAGCGAGCGGCCGGAGAAGAGCAGCGAGCGGCCCGTGCGGCTGAAGGAGCGCTCGGCCAAGGGCTCGGACCAGGGCAGGAATGGTGAGGCCGGGGAGCGGAACAGCGACCGGCCTGCCAAGAATGGTGCCCGCTCGGCCCGTAACAGCGACCGGCCCGGGACGCGCGCGGGGCGGAGTTCGTCGCCCCCGGCGAGGACCCCGGTCCGGGAGGTGCCGCGGGTGGTGTCGCTGCCGCTGCCGATGCTCCCGCCCCAGCGCCGGGCGAGCATCGAGGAGCGCTCGCTGGTCATCGAGAAGCGGCTCGCGGCCCAGACGGACGAGTTCCGTAACCGCTACTATGAGAGCTTCGATATGTCGTGGATTTACCACGACAGCGCGCTCGAGGGCGTGGTCTACACCTACGAGGAGCTGACCACGGCGCTGCGGAACGAGACGCCTCCGGCCGACTCCAGCTTGCAGCCGACGTACGACGATATCCGTCGGCACAAGGAGGCAATCGCCTATGTGCGCGATTACGGCGCCCAGAAGCGGCTGCCCATAACGCTGGATTGTCTGCGGAAGATCTACCTCATCCTCCATCCGGAGGAGGGGGACATCAAGACGGTGAAGTACCGCAAGGACATCCCGCAGCACAGGCTGTACTTCCACGAGTACACGCCGCCGGACAAGATCGCTTACAAGGTCCGGCAGATCGCCGACTGGTTGAACGATCCGGAGACGCGCAAGACGCGCAATGGCATCCGCATCGCGGCGAGGGCGCACTACGACCTGCTGCGCGTGTACCCCTTCCCCGTGGACAGCGGAAAGGCGTCGCGGCTGTTCATGAACATCATCCTGCTGCGCGCAGGGTTGCCCCCGGCGATCATCCATTCGACCGAGCGGCAGCGTTATTACGAGGCGCTCAAGGGGTCGGCCACCACGGTGCTGCAGATGGTGCAGGAGGCCGTGGAGAACGCGCTGGCGAGCGTGGAGAAGCTGCTCGACGAGCACGAGTCCCGGAAGCGTGCCTTCGTCAGCTGA
- the nth gene encoding endonuclease III: MYERLRALHPDAHCELTHKSTFELLVATVLSAQTTDVLVNKVTPHLFARYPDARTLAAAAPAEVAALLQRLGMGMYNQKGKNIVGLSQGLVAHHGGEVPRTLAELTALPGVGRKTANVVLGVAFGAPEGVVVDTHVQRLSQRLGWTVRKTPEEIERDLCALFPRSAWDMLSHTLIFHGRRICLARKPACAACGVNALCPSAFHAEQVGRKTPRSRGQAVAAAGATEGKAATKTVKGVQAGKVAKAAKGASAATGGKATKGSSTATGRKTTKGSSTVARTTVVRRPGTR; encoded by the coding sequence ATGTACGAGCGCCTTCGGGCGCTCCACCCCGATGCGCACTGTGAACTGACCCACAAGTCGACGTTCGAGCTGCTCGTGGCCACGGTGCTGAGCGCGCAGACCACGGACGTGCTGGTCAACAAGGTGACCCCGCACCTGTTCGCGCGTTACCCCGACGCGCGGACGCTCGCGGCGGCAGCGCCAGCGGAGGTGGCCGCGCTGCTCCAGCGGCTGGGGATGGGGATGTACAACCAGAAGGGGAAGAACATCGTCGGGCTCTCGCAAGGGCTGGTCGCGCACCATGGGGGCGAGGTGCCGCGAACGCTGGCGGAGCTGACGGCGTTGCCCGGGGTGGGCCGGAAGACGGCGAACGTGGTCCTCGGGGTGGCCTTCGGGGCGCCCGAAGGGGTGGTGGTGGACACGCACGTGCAGCGGCTGTCGCAGCGGCTGGGGTGGACGGTGCGGAAGACGCCGGAGGAGATCGAGCGGGATCTCTGCGCGCTGTTTCCTCGAAGCGCGTGGGACATGCTGTCGCACACGCTCATCTTTCACGGGCGGCGTATCTGCCTGGCCCGCAAGCCGGCGTGCGCTGCCTGCGGGGTGAACGCGCTGTGTCCGAGCGCGTTCCACGCGGAGCAGGTGGGGAGGAAGACGCCACGGTCACGGGGTCAGGCGGTCGCGGCGGCCGGGGCGACCGAGGGGAAGGCGGCGACGAAGACCGTGAAGGGTGTGCAGGCGGGGAAGGTCGCGAAGGCCGCGAAGGGGGCCTCGGCGGCGACCGGCGGGAAGGCCACGAAGGGGTCATCGACGGCGACGGGTCGGAAGACCACGAAGGGATCGTCGACCGTGGCCAGGACCACGGTGGTGCGACGGCCAGGGACGCGCTGA
- a CDS encoding arginyltransferase — protein sequence MSSEREGLRGEQDIDVLSRVRIDALESPPELVVHDELGACPYLADPVARMPLRLPIRRLTPAEFERRLEVGNRRQGRLLYRTQCPSCAACEPIRILVDEFVPGRTQRRVLRRGAETFSIDVGPPTLSQDRVDLYNRHKRGRNLLRGDDDLDAAGYQAFLVDTCCQTFEIRYRMGDRLVGVSVVDQGERSLSAVYTYFDPAHEPLSPGVFSILTQIELCKRWGLPHLYLGLYIADCPRMVYKSGYLPHERLIAGRWTRFDRET from the coding sequence ATGTCGAGCGAGCGAGAAGGGCTTCGAGGAGAGCAGGACATCGACGTCCTCTCGCGCGTACGGATCGACGCGCTGGAGTCGCCGCCAGAGCTCGTCGTTCACGACGAGCTGGGCGCCTGCCCTTACCTGGCCGATCCCGTGGCGCGCATGCCCCTGCGGCTGCCCATCCGGAGGCTCACCCCAGCGGAGTTCGAACGTCGACTCGAAGTGGGCAACCGACGCCAGGGCCGTCTGCTCTACCGCACCCAGTGCCCCTCCTGCGCCGCCTGCGAGCCCATCCGCATCCTCGTCGACGAGTTCGTCCCCGGCCGCACCCAGCGCCGCGTCCTGCGCCGGGGCGCCGAGACCTTCTCCATCGACGTCGGCCCACCCACCCTCTCCCAGGATCGCGTCGATCTCTACAACCGCCACAAGCGCGGCCGTAACCTCCTGCGCGGCGACGACGATCTCGACGCCGCCGGCTACCAGGCCTTCCTCGTCGACACCTGCTGCCAGACCTTCGAGATCCGCTACCGCATGGGAGATCGGCTCGTGGGCGTCTCCGTGGTCGACCAGGGCGAGCGCTCCCTGTCGGCCGTGTACACCTACTTCGACCCGGCGCACGAGCCGCTGAGCCCAGGCGTCTTCTCGATTCTCACCCAGATCGAGCTGTGCAAGCGCTGGGGCCTGCCCCACCTCTACCTCGGCCTCTACATCGCCGACTGCCCGCGCATGGTCTACAAGAGCGGCTACCTACCGCACGAGCGCCTCATCGCCGGTCGCTGGACCCGCTTCGACCGCGAGACCTGA
- the yhbY gene encoding ribosome assembly RNA-binding protein YhbY produces MSLTGKQRRHLRALGHHLNPLVQLGKGGLTESVTSAVGEALEQHELIKIRIGTECPDDREDVAENLAGALKAEVAQTMGRTILLYRRHPKEPKITLPGAEKVKAKKSA; encoded by the coding sequence TTGAGCCTCACGGGAAAGCAGCGGCGTCATCTCCGGGCCCTCGGCCACCACCTGAACCCTCTGGTCCAGCTCGGCAAGGGGGGGCTCACCGAGAGCGTGACGAGCGCGGTCGGCGAGGCGCTGGAGCAGCACGAGCTGATCAAGATCCGCATCGGGACCGAGTGTCCCGACGATCGCGAGGATGTGGCCGAGAACCTCGCCGGGGCGCTGAAGGCCGAGGTGGCGCAGACGATGGGGCGGACCATCCTGCTCTACCGGCGGCACCCGAAGGAGCCGAAGATCACGCTGCCCGGCGCCGAGAAGGTGAAGGCAAAGAAGAGCGCGTAG